The following proteins come from a genomic window of Pedobacter faecalis:
- a CDS encoding Rossmann-like and DUF2520 domain-containing protein — MRVVCIGSGNVATHLARAFKTAGNEIVQVWSRSASHASELACIVGAEVLENLDEVEDAADLYLIAVKDDAIPEVAETLVGVQGVVVHTSGATNVDILAGHARYGVFYPLQTFSIQKEVDFAEVPLCVEAADEETLRFLSGLGAELGSQVYHIDSEKRRALHLAAAFACNFVNHLYTLSHTILEKHQMSFDMIRPLIRETADKVQADLPENVQTGPAVRNDKRSMDAHLEMLSSDPQLSNIYQILSNSIKKTQH, encoded by the coding sequence ATGAGAGTGGTGTGTATAGGATCAGGGAACGTTGCTACTCACTTGGCAAGGGCCTTCAAGACTGCAGGCAATGAAATAGTCCAGGTATGGAGCAGGAGCGCCAGTCATGCTTCTGAGTTGGCATGTATTGTAGGCGCCGAAGTGCTTGAAAATCTTGATGAAGTTGAAGATGCCGCAGACCTGTATCTAATAGCAGTTAAAGATGATGCCATCCCTGAAGTAGCCGAAACACTTGTCGGCGTACAAGGCGTTGTGGTTCATACTTCGGGCGCTACGAATGTCGACATATTGGCAGGGCACGCCCGATATGGTGTTTTTTATCCTCTGCAAACATTCTCAATACAAAAAGAAGTAGACTTTGCTGAAGTACCATTATGTGTGGAAGCCGCGGATGAGGAAACTTTGCGTTTTTTGAGTGGTTTGGGTGCGGAGCTTGGCAGTCAGGTATATCATATCGATTCTGAGAAAAGGAGGGCACTTCATTTGGCAGCAGCGTTCGCATGTAATTTTGTAAATCACCTCTACACATTGAGTCATACGATTCTTGAAAAACATCAAATGAGTTTTGATATGATCAGGCCGCTTATCAGAGAAACCGCAGATAAAGTGCAGGCTGATTTACCAGAAAACGTGCAGACCGGTCCGGCGGTACGTAATGATAAGCGATCGATGGATGCCCATCTGGAGATGCTGAGTAGCGACCCACAACTGTCTAATATTTACCAGATTTTGAGCAATAGCATTAAAAAAACGCAACATTAG
- the iscX gene encoding Fe-S cluster assembly protein IscX — protein sequence MQEKFALPIYWNDYEDIAQELYEKFGDEFNEAKIYRVRFTELLDWVLELPNFKGTREESNEGHLEQIQSAWVYEWRDNQD from the coding sequence ATGCAGGAGAAATTTGCTTTACCTATCTACTGGAACGACTACGAAGACATCGCTCAGGAATTGTACGAAAAATTCGGTGACGAATTCAATGAGGCGAAAATTTACCGTGTGAGGTTTACCGAATTGCTTGACTGGGTACTAGAACTTCCGAATTTTAAAGGCACAAGGGAAGAGAGTAACGAAGGGCATCTGGAACAAATTCAATCAGCCTGGGTGTATGAATGGAGAGACAATCAGGACTGA
- a CDS encoding 2Fe-2S iron-sulfur cluster-binding protein, with protein sequence MSIYKLKINFEEAGKEPVELPIAGGESVLDACLDNGIELQHNCGGVCGCSTCHVYVLRGMDNIQEISDKEEDFIDRAVRPRITSRLGCQCVVIDGDIEVTIPDQSEFLGH encoded by the coding sequence ATGAGTATTTATAAACTAAAAATAAACTTTGAAGAGGCAGGGAAGGAGCCGGTAGAGTTGCCCATAGCAGGTGGGGAGTCTGTGCTTGATGCCTGTCTGGATAACGGAATAGAACTCCAGCATAATTGCGGAGGCGTATGCGGATGCAGCACCTGTCATGTCTATGTGCTCCGGGGTATGGATAATATCCAGGAAATATCTGACAAAGAAGAGGACTTCATTGACCGCGCCGTTCGGCCCAGAATTACCTCTCGGTTGGGTTGCCAGTGTGTCGTTATAGATGGAGACATTGAGGTCACTATACCTGACCAATCAGAATTTTTAGGCCATTAA
- the ccsA gene encoding cytochrome c biogenesis protein CcsA — MDLQFIGENLLPGKIGQFFIVLAFGAALLSSIAYCFATRSKDSGDHSWTVIGRVSFMINWVSVIGIGITLFYLILNHNNEYYYVYSHSSKELPVYYIVSAFWEGQEGSFWLWAFWQSLLGVILIRKARSWENGVMMVVALSQVFLCSMLLGVDIFGERIGSSPFILLREAVNLREMAPVVFADTENYKNYLKFITDGRGLNPLLQNYWMVIHPPTLFLGFASMVVPFSYAIAALWQKRYTEWIKPAMPWALFAVMILGAGIIMGSFWAYEALNFGGFWAWDPVENASLIPWLTLIAGVHVMIVFKNTGHAYFTAIALVLLSFVLVLYASFLTRSGILGDTSVHSFTDLGMFGHLILYNLLFLLIPAGLLVVRWKELPITNKDEETYSREFWMFIGALVITVACIQVIFTTSVPVFNAAFGTNFAPPIDAVKYYNQRQAPFAVLITLISGFSQFMRYKRTDARKFFSGLIASLVFSAIVTAAFVYIAGIYNNFMYILLAFSCIFAILSNGTILRQVFGGKRKLAGAAVAHIGFAMLLLGALVAAATNKPISLNASNFIPVKDFEKVEKPGENIVLYKNEPKKMGKYTVTYVSDTVIAPNTFYKLNFKVYDERTGELKEDFDLNPQIQANEKMGLIPSPDTKHYLTYDIYTHVTSAPAEQEEHADHEGRSEEDNYKAPRIVNVNIGDTIHTASGVITVKGVNSSPEAKDLKLAAGDLAVGLPLEVDVNGRVYKAEPIYLIKGNNIFDFARNIDDLGLRFRFTKILPEEGKMELQIFEKPQQAKDWVVFKSIEFPFINLYWLGTIIMVVGFMISIFRRQKEVGTVR, encoded by the coding sequence ATGGATTTACAATTTATTGGAGAAAACCTCCTTCCCGGTAAAATCGGCCAGTTTTTTATTGTGCTTGCCTTTGGTGCCGCTTTGCTTTCCTCCATCGCTTATTGTTTTGCCACGCGTAGTAAGGATTCTGGCGATCACTCATGGACTGTAATCGGCCGGGTTTCCTTTATGATCAACTGGGTAAGTGTTATCGGTATCGGTATCACCTTGTTCTATCTTATCCTGAACCATAACAATGAGTATTATTATGTGTATTCCCATTCTTCAAAAGAATTGCCGGTATACTATATCGTATCTGCATTTTGGGAAGGGCAGGAGGGCAGTTTTTGGTTATGGGCCTTCTGGCAGTCGCTCCTCGGAGTTATACTGATCCGGAAAGCAAGGTCCTGGGAAAATGGAGTCATGATGGTGGTTGCTCTGTCGCAGGTATTTCTATGTTCCATGCTTCTGGGCGTTGACATATTCGGTGAAAGAATAGGCAGCTCACCTTTTATACTGTTAAGAGAAGCGGTAAACCTTCGTGAAATGGCTCCAGTAGTGTTCGCTGACACGGAGAATTATAAGAACTACCTTAAGTTTATCACAGATGGACGTGGTCTGAACCCTCTGTTGCAAAATTATTGGATGGTTATACATCCGCCCACCTTATTCCTGGGGTTTGCAAGCATGGTAGTGCCTTTTTCTTATGCGATAGCCGCGCTTTGGCAAAAGAGATATACCGAATGGATAAAGCCAGCTATGCCCTGGGCGCTTTTTGCTGTGATGATATTAGGTGCGGGTATTATCATGGGATCCTTTTGGGCCTATGAAGCGCTCAACTTTGGCGGTTTCTGGGCTTGGGACCCGGTAGAGAATGCATCATTGATTCCATGGCTTACGCTGATTGCCGGTGTTCATGTCATGATTGTTTTTAAAAATACCGGTCACGCCTATTTCACCGCGATTGCATTGGTATTGCTGAGCTTTGTGCTTGTGTTATATGCGTCGTTTTTAACAAGAAGCGGTATTTTGGGAGATACCTCGGTACACTCATTCACCGATCTCGGAATGTTTGGTCACCTGATTCTTTACAACCTGCTGTTTCTCCTTATTCCCGCGGGACTTCTTGTGGTCAGATGGAAAGAGCTTCCGATTACCAATAAAGACGAGGAGACTTATTCTCGGGAATTCTGGATGTTTATTGGCGCACTCGTTATTACCGTCGCCTGTATCCAGGTGATTTTTACGACTTCGGTACCGGTTTTTAACGCGGCATTCGGTACCAACTTCGCCCCGCCTATCGATGCTGTAAAATACTACAATCAGCGACAGGCTCCCTTTGCGGTGCTCATCACCCTGATATCCGGTTTTTCCCAGTTCATGAGATATAAGCGGACGGATGCACGCAAGTTTTTCAGCGGGCTTATCGCCTCTCTGGTGTTCTCAGCGATTGTGACGGCTGCGTTCGTATACATAGCTGGCATCTACAACAACTTCATGTACATTCTATTAGCATTCAGCTGCATTTTTGCCATATTGTCTAATGGTACAATACTCCGACAGGTCTTTGGTGGAAAGCGCAAGCTAGCTGGCGCAGCTGTCGCGCATATCGGGTTTGCAATGCTTCTGTTGGGAGCACTTGTTGCTGCGGCTACCAATAAGCCTATTTCTCTAAACGCATCTAACTTCATTCCTGTGAAGGATTTCGAGAAGGTGGAGAAACCGGGAGAAAACATTGTCTTGTATAAAAATGAGCCTAAAAAGATGGGTAAGTATACGGTGACATATGTTAGCGATACTGTTATTGCACCCAATACATTTTATAAGTTAAACTTTAAGGTCTATGATGAGCGTACCGGTGAGCTGAAGGAAGACTTCGATCTTAACCCGCAAATCCAAGCTAATGAGAAAATGGGTTTGATTCCATCGCCAGACACGAAGCACTATCTTACCTATGATATTTATACGCATGTAACGAGTGCCCCTGCGGAACAGGAAGAACATGCCGACCATGAAGGACGCAGCGAGGAAGATAATTATAAGGCACCGCGGATTGTGAATGTTAATATTGGTGACACCATACACACAGCAAGTGGAGTGATCACCGTAAAGGGAGTAAACAGCAGTCCGGAAGCTAAGGATTTAAAACTCGCTGCAGGAGATTTGGCTGTGGGCCTTCCGCTAGAGGTAGATGTGAACGGGCGCGTGTATAAGGCCGAACCTATCTACTTGATTAAAGGCAACAATATATTCGATTTTGCACGTAATATTGATGATCTTGGATTGAGGTTCCGTTTTACCAAAATACTTCCAGAAGAAGGAAAGATGGAGCTGCAGATATTCGAAAAGCCGCAACAGGCTAAAGACTGGGTGGTTTTCAAATCAATAGAGTTCCCGTTTATAAACCTTTACTGGCTGGGAACGATCATCATGGTTGTGGGATTTATGATCTCTATATTCAGACGGCAAAAGGAGGTTGGCACTGTCCGATGA
- a CDS encoding KdsC family phosphatase produces the protein MERQSGLMFLQKLDAIKTLIFDVDGVLTNGDIIASETGEYLRTFNIKDGYALQLAVKRGFLIAVISGGYGAAMRRRFDGLGIQEIFLGVSDKVSVLKDIISRHHLSANEILYMGDDIPDYQVMQMVGLPVCPADAAVEIKAISQYISPCNGGKAAVRDVVEKVMRVQNKWFDENPSANDSAK, from the coding sequence ATGGAGAGACAATCAGGACTGATGTTTCTGCAAAAACTCGATGCGATCAAGACGCTGATCTTTGATGTAGACGGTGTACTCACAAACGGTGATATCATCGCTTCCGAAACGGGGGAATATTTACGTACTTTTAACATCAAAGATGGCTACGCATTACAGCTTGCCGTAAAACGCGGTTTCCTGATTGCCGTGATATCTGGCGGATACGGTGCAGCCATGAGACGACGCTTTGATGGTTTGGGTATACAAGAGATATTTCTAGGCGTGTCCGACAAAGTATCTGTATTAAAGGATATCATCTCGAGGCATCATTTATCTGCCAATGAAATATTGTATATGGGAGATGATATTCCTGACTATCAGGTCATGCAAATGGTTGGTCTTCCTGTATGTCCGGCCGACGCAGCCGTGGAAATAAAGGCTATCTCTCAATATATTTCCCCCTGTAATGGCGGGAAAGCAGCAGTTCGCGACGTCGTTGAAAAGGTAATGCGGGTGCAAAACAAATGGTTTGATGAAAACCCTTCCGCAAACGATTCCGCGAAATAA